A stretch of Nymphalis io chromosome 29, ilAglIoxx1.1, whole genome shotgun sequence DNA encodes these proteins:
- the LOC126779602 gene encoding zinc finger protein 26-like, translating into MTLAERINAAHILVNTTVTPFTYLLFPSSYKCLFCDVKSFEIHTLLEHSRSHVVPNHNEILKDILKKGKKKIKVDISNLKCRICAQSFVSLENIQNHLANVHEIVFTDAGVGMISFNLETTNEIFKCHICSKTFHSFFLLNKHISVHYSNAMCDLCGKGFLSYQRLMTHLQSHRNGTYPCDKCKKTFPSVSKLKYHNDKLHGNLGKNKLAKCHKCLARFEHHYEKIKHLKETHGISFTFTCDTCNCVFKTRHALNMHVVKDHTQNIACDICKKTFSERYHLKKHMATHTQERNFVCPLCKKCYRYEKTLKQHLKLHNPDWKFSCSICWTSFSNKNDYKSHKTTMH; encoded by the coding sequence ATGACGCTGGCTGAGAGAATAAATGCAGCACATATTTTAGTAAACACAACGGTCACGCCGTTCACGTATTTACTATTTCCAAGCTCctacaaatgtttattttgtgaCGTAAAGTCATTTGAAATTCACACGTTGCTGGAACATTCTAGAAGCCACGTTGTTCCCAATCACAACGAAATTCTAAAGGATATCTTAAAGAAAGGCAAGAAAAAAATCAAAGTGGACATATCGAATTTGAAATGTAGGATATGTGCCCAATCGTTTGTAAGCTtggaaaatattcaaaatcattTGGCAAATGTACACGAGATCGTATTCACAGACGCTGGCGTCGGAATGATTTCGTTTAACTTAGAAACGACTAACGAAATATTCAAATGTCACATTTGTTCGAAAACATTTCACAGTTTCTTCCTTTTAAACAAACACATAAGCGTACATTACAGTAACGCGATGTGCGACTTATGCGGGAAGGGATTTTTGTCTTATCAGAGATTGATGACGCACCTCCAAAGCCATCGCAACGGCACATACCCGTgtgacaaatgtaaaaaaacctTTCCGAGTGTATCAAAACTCAAGTACCATAATGACAAACTGCACGGAAATttaggtaaaaataaattggccAAATGTCACAAATGTTTGGCGAGATTCGAACATCATTACGAGAAGATAAAGCATTTGAAGGAAACACATGGCATCTCTTTTACATTCACTTGCGATACTTGCAATTGCGTGTTTAAAACTCGACACGCTCTTAATATGCACGTGGTTAAGGATCACACACAGAATATTGCGTGCGATATATGCAAGAAGACATTCTCGGAgcgatatcatttaaaaaagcaCATGGCAACACACACTCAAGAGAGAAATTTTGTATGTCCGTTGTGTAAAAAGTGTTATCGATACGAGAAAACGTTGAAACAACATTTAAAACTACATAATCCTGATTGGAAATTTTCTTGTTCTATCTGTTGGACAAGTTTTTCCAATAAAAACGATTATAAGAGTCATAAAACTACAAtgcattaa
- the LOC126779570 gene encoding zinc finger protein 888-like: MLYTLAYIMFNLITVKQATLATPDTERPTPRTSIWQMTIYERLNAATFLETTTIKPFFYQQANFKCFYCTEVFPEIHSVLQHTAFHSVPDRSSLLKQYLRKGKRVIKVDISNLKCKLCDQKFSDLDDIRKHLIVMHKKEFNTAGNGLMAYDLTMNNGVLSCHKCGKTFNSFFLLNRHMNAHFSVVCETCGLGFISHQRLINHKIVHQNGVHKCDKCQDIFPTKLKLRYHIFKKHEMSNAKRVKPLKCPHCLERFSEHYRKMTHLKEAHGIIFTFECQACKAIFPTRRALTEHTTKQHTQKIQCKVCGKCFGTKSLLKMHSRGHTGERNFYCSVCQKAYMHERTLRQHMRVHGPVLKFTCCECGSGFHNRNDYNKHMKQWHPQWQFRTIIKNFGSELVN; this comes from the exons ATGCTATATACTTTagcttatattatgtttaatttgattACTGTAAAGCAAGCCACGTTAG CAACACCGGACACTGAGCGGCCGACGCCAAGAACAAGCATTTGGCAAATGACGATATACGAAAGATTAAATGCCGCGACCTTCTTAGAAACGACAACGATcaaaccatttttttatcaGCAAGCAAATTTCAAATGCTTTTATTGCACGGAAGTCTTTCCTGAGATTCATTCGGTATTGCAACACACAGCTTTTCATTCGGTACCGGATAGATCAAGTCTCCTCAAGCAGTATTTAAGGAAAGGCAAACGAGTCATCAAAGTTGATATATCTAACCTAAAGTGCAAATTGTGCGACCAGAAGTTTTCCGACCTCGACGATATTAGAAAGCATTTGATAGTCATGcataaaaaagaatttaatacaGCTGGAAACGGTCTCATGGCTTATGATTTGACCATGAACAATGGTGTTCTCTCATGTCATAAATGTGGAAAGACCTTCAATTCGTTCTTTCTCCTGAACAGACATATGAATGCACATTTCAGTGTTGTCTGTGAAACATGTGGACTTGGATTCATTTCACACCAGCGTCTTATTAACCACAAGATAGTTCACCAGAATGGTGTGCACAAATGCGACAAGTGCCAAGATATATTCCcaacaaaattgaaattaagGTACCACATATTCAAGAAGCACGAGATGTCAAATGCGAAGAGAGTGAAACCATTGAAATGTCCGCACTGCTTGGAACGATTTTCAGAGCACTATCGAAAGATGACACATTTGAAAGAGGCGCATGGAATCATTTTTACATTTGAGTGTCAAGCCTGCAAAGCGATATTCCCAACTCGTAGAGCTTTGACGGAACATACGACCAAACAACACACCCAAAAGATTCAATGCAAAGTATGTGGAAAGTGTTTCGGAACGAAATCGCTGTTAAAGATGCATTCGCGTGGGCACACCGGGGAAAGAAATTTCTACTGCAGTGTATGCCAGAAAGCGTACATGCACGAGCGGACGCTGCGCCAACATATGCGTGTGCATGGACCGGTATTGAAGTTCACGTGCTGTGAATGCGGTAGCGGTTTTCATAATCGTAACGATTACAATAAACATATGAAACAGTGGCATCCACAGTGGCAGTTTAGGACTATCATTAAGAACTTTGGGTCAGAACTTGTAAATTGA